A single region of the Thermoanaerobacterium aotearoense genome encodes:
- a CDS encoding Fe-S-containing hydro-lyase: protein MYKKINTPLTEEIVKDLHAGDTVLITGKVLTARDAAHKRMIESLNNGKELPVDIKDQVIYYVGPCPAKPGQVVGSCGPTTSGRMDAYTPKLLELGLRGMIGKGYRSNDVVEAMMKYHAVYFTAIGGAGALLSERVVDSKVIAYEDLGPEAIHLFSVVDFPVIVTIDMYGNNLYSMEKEKYKKSSF, encoded by the coding sequence ATGTATAAAAAGATAAATACACCTTTAACAGAAGAAATTGTAAAAGATTTACATGCTGGCGATACAGTATTGATTACAGGCAAAGTTCTTACTGCAAGAGATGCGGCACATAAAAGAATGATAGAATCTTTAAACAATGGAAAGGAATTACCAGTTGATATAAAAGATCAAGTGATTTACTACGTAGGACCTTGCCCTGCAAAACCTGGTCAAGTCGTAGGAAGCTGTGGACCTACAACAAGTGGAAGGATGGATGCTTATACTCCAAAGCTTTTAGAGCTCGGCTTAAGAGGTATGATTGGGAAAGGATATAGAAGTAATGATGTGGTTGAGGCAATGATGAAGTACCATGCTGTTTACTTTACAGCTATAGGAGGTGCTGGTGCTTTATTATCTGAAAGAGTAGTAGATTCAAAAGTCATTGCTTATGAAGACTTGGGACCAGAAGCCATTCATCTTTTTAGTGTAGTAGATTTTCCTGTTATTGTCACTATTGATATGTATGGCAATAATCTTTATAGTATGGAAAAAGAAAAATACAAAAAAAGTAGTTTCTAA
- a CDS encoding fumarate hydratase, which yields MREIKADDIRKTVELLCIKANYNLPDDVLNMLKKKAHEEVSEIGVEILNKIIENAEIAKIKEMPICQDTGIAVIFVEIGQDVHVVGGTLKDAILQGVKNGYRNGYLRKSIVNDPFIRINTNDNTPPIVHYDIVDGDKLKITVAPKGAGSENMSAFKMMKPSDGIEGVKKFIIDTVEASGPNACPPLVVGVGIGGNFEYAPLLAKKALLRPIDQRSSDDDVRALEEELLFKINNLGIGPQGLGGMVTALAVNIEKYPTHIAMLPVAVNISCHVTRHATAVL from the coding sequence ATGAGAGAAATAAAAGCAGATGATATAAGAAAGACTGTTGAGCTTTTGTGCATTAAAGCCAATTACAATTTGCCAGACGATGTATTAAATATGCTGAAGAAGAAAGCCCACGAGGAAGTCAGTGAAATAGGTGTAGAAATTCTCAATAAGATAATTGAAAATGCTGAAATCGCTAAGATAAAAGAAATGCCAATATGTCAAGATACAGGCATAGCAGTAATTTTCGTTGAGATAGGACAAGATGTCCATGTCGTAGGCGGTACGTTAAAAGATGCTATATTACAAGGTGTTAAAAATGGGTATCGTAATGGATATTTAAGGAAATCAATTGTAAATGATCCATTCATACGCATCAACACAAATGATAATACACCACCTATTGTGCACTATGATATTGTAGATGGTGATAAACTGAAAATCACAGTTGCACCAAAAGGTGCAGGAAGCGAAAATATGAGCGCTTTTAAGATGATGAAGCCTTCTGATGGCATTGAAGGGGTAAAGAAGTTTATAATTGATACGGTTGAAGCGTCAGGGCCTAATGCATGTCCACCGCTTGTAGTAGGCGTTGGAATAGGTGGTAATTTTGAGTATGCACCATTGTTGGCTAAAAAGGCTCTTTTAAGGCCTATAGATCAAAGAAGCAGTGATGACGATGTAAGAGCATTAGAAGAAGAACTTTTATTTAAAATAAACAATCTTGGCATAGGACCGCAGGGATTGGGAGGTATGGTAACAGCTTTGGCAGTAAACATCGAAAAATACCCTACGCATATAGCAATGCTGCCTGTGGCTGTAAATATATCCTGCCATGTTACGAGACATGCGACAGCTGTATTATAA
- a CDS encoding uracil-DNA glycosylase, whose translation MPLLPLKELMEQCMSCTKCPLHNVRNNVVFGEGNLRSKIMFVGEGPGRDEDLQGRPFVGKAGQLLNKMLEAINLKREDVYIANIVKCRPPNNRVPLQSEVDACLPYLRNQVAIIAPKIIVCLGATAAKAIIDKDFKITAMRGQWFEKKGVKIIATYHPAALLRDPEKKYPAWEDFKSIRNELDKCNS comes from the coding sequence ATGCCATTATTACCACTGAAAGAACTTATGGAACAATGCATGAGTTGTACTAAATGCCCCCTGCATAATGTCAGAAATAATGTTGTGTTTGGTGAAGGAAATTTAAGATCAAAAATCATGTTTGTAGGTGAAGGACCTGGGCGAGACGAGGACTTGCAAGGGCGGCCTTTCGTTGGAAAAGCGGGGCAATTGTTAAATAAGATGCTGGAGGCAATAAATTTAAAAAGGGAAGATGTGTATATTGCAAATATTGTGAAATGCAGGCCGCCTAATAATAGAGTGCCGCTTCAGAGTGAAGTAGATGCATGTTTGCCATACCTTAGGAACCAAGTTGCAATAATAGCTCCCAAAATTATAGTATGCTTAGGCGCTACTGCTGCAAAAGCCATAATTGATAAAGATTTTAAGATAACTGCCATGAGAGGACAATGGTTTGAAAAGAAAGGCGTGAAGATAATTGCTACATATCATCCGGCAGCCCTTTTAAGAGATCCAGAGAAGAAGTATCCTGCTTGGGAAGATTTTAAATCAATCAGAAATGAATTAGACAAGTGCAATTCGTAG